TCTTTCGCGTATACGGTCTGGTACCGTTCACGATCGAAATCCTCCGGCTCACGTTTAATATAAGGAGGCAGAGGAGTTTTTCCGAGTTTTTCCAGTGCCTCGTCGATATCCATATCCGATGAAAGCTCTGTCCGTACCCGGCCATCCGCACCTTTTTCAACGATTACGGCCCGAAGAGCTCCGTTACCAAAATCTATGACCGTACCCTCCTTGAGTCGTTTCGCAGGGCGGGAAAGAGCATCCCATGTACCGTCTCCGTACGGACGGAGCAGGAATATTTCTATCTCCGCGCCGGTGTTTTCTTTGGTGCCGACCAGACGGGCGGGAAAAACACGGGTATCGTTGACAACGAGAAGATCGCCTTTTCGCAGAAACTCCGGGAGGTTGGTGAATGTGGTGTGCAGGACGGGATGATTTCCCTCCGGCAGAACCATGAGCCGTGATTGGTCCCGGACTTCCGGCGGTTTCTGGGCAATCAGTTCCACAGGGAGATTATAGTCGTATTCAGCAAGGTTCAAGGAAAGCTATCGCCTGAAAAGGATGTTGATGATGATGGTTAAAATGAGACTGATGATCAGACCGGTAACGACAGGGAAATGAAAACTCCAGTTTTTACCGTAAATATTGATATCTCCCGGAAGTCGCCCGATTATGGGAATCTTATCGATGAACAGCACGACAAGTCCGGCAAAAACAAGCACAAGACCGGCAATAACGAGTAAAATGCCCATTGAATACCGACCGTCCACGTATCGTCTCCCTGAAAAAAACATCGGAAATAAGACTATTGAAATTTACTGAAAATAACCTGATATGTCAAGAGAGCCTCGTGGAGTGAATTACTATCCCCCCATATTTTTAAGTGGTTTCAAGCCATCCCTGTATCCGTCGAGCTACTCAGGTTATGTGCGATTATAATTATTGCTGCGCCTTTATTCGAAGCGCAATATCCTCGGAGTATTCCGGTGATCGCATTACTGTCTCTCCTCCTGTATGCCGCAGCTTCTCTTTTCCGACTATTTTTCCGGTTTTGGTATCCACCCATTCGATGGCATACGTTCCCACCGGGAGGTCC
The bacterium genome window above contains:
- a CDS encoding DUF2905 domain-containing protein; this translates as MDGRYSMGILLVIAGLVLVFAGLVVLFIDKIPIIGRLPGDINIYGKNWSFHFPVVTGLIISLILTIIINILFRR